One genomic segment of Aliidiomarina minuta includes these proteins:
- the accC gene encoding acetyl-CoA carboxylase biotin carboxylase subunit: MLDKVVIANRGEIALRILRACKELGIKTVAVHSTVDKNLKHVLLADESICIGPPSATDSYLNIPRIISAAEVTDAAAIHPGYGFLAENADFAEQVENSGFIFVGPTPELIRMMGDKVSAIEAMKKAGVPCVPGSGGPLDDNDEKNLKIAKRIGYPIIVKAAGGGGGRGMRMVREEKDLLSSIVATQNEARAAFGNPVVYMEKFLENPRHIEIQVLADGQGNAVHLGERDCSMQRRHQKVVEEAPAPGITPEMRKSIGERCARACVELGYRGAGTFEFLYENGEFYFIEMNTRIQVEHPVTEMVTGIDLVKEQLRIAAGRPLSFSQEDVVVRGHAIECRINAEDPERFVPSPGTITRFHPPGGMGVRWDSHIYADYRVPPNYDSMIGKLITYGDNRDVAIARMRNALSELIIEGIKTNTPLQKKIMADENFQHGGTNIHYLEKKLGLS; encoded by the coding sequence ATGTTAGATAAAGTTGTTATAGCCAACCGAGGCGAGATTGCCCTGCGCATATTGCGTGCGTGTAAAGAGCTGGGCATTAAAACCGTCGCCGTCCATTCTACGGTTGATAAAAACCTGAAACATGTGCTGCTGGCAGATGAGTCCATTTGCATTGGCCCACCTTCAGCGACTGACAGTTACCTTAATATTCCTCGCATCATCAGCGCTGCTGAAGTTACCGATGCTGCCGCTATTCATCCCGGTTATGGTTTCTTAGCCGAAAATGCTGACTTTGCCGAGCAGGTCGAAAACTCAGGCTTTATTTTTGTCGGTCCAACGCCGGAGCTGATCCGCATGATGGGCGATAAAGTGTCTGCCATCGAAGCCATGAAAAAAGCCGGTGTACCTTGCGTACCAGGCTCCGGGGGCCCTCTCGACGACAACGACGAGAAGAACCTGAAAATAGCCAAACGCATTGGCTACCCAATCATTGTCAAAGCTGCTGGCGGTGGTGGTGGTCGTGGTATGCGCATGGTGCGCGAAGAAAAAGACTTACTGAGCTCTATCGTTGCTACGCAAAATGAAGCCCGGGCTGCATTTGGCAACCCCGTTGTCTACATGGAAAAGTTTCTCGAGAATCCACGCCATATCGAAATTCAGGTGTTGGCGGATGGTCAGGGCAACGCTGTACATTTGGGAGAGCGAGACTGCTCAATGCAGCGTCGGCACCAAAAAGTGGTGGAAGAAGCACCCGCACCAGGTATTACCCCTGAAATGCGTAAGAGCATTGGCGAGCGTTGTGCGCGCGCCTGTGTTGAACTGGGTTATCGCGGCGCTGGTACCTTTGAGTTTCTGTATGAAAACGGTGAGTTCTATTTCATTGAAATGAACACGCGTATTCAGGTAGAGCACCCTGTTACTGAAATGGTAACGGGCATCGATCTGGTTAAAGAACAATTGCGTATTGCTGCCGGCCGGCCACTCTCCTTTAGCCAGGAAGATGTTGTCGTTCGCGGTCATGCCATTGAATGTCGTATCAACGCTGAAGATCCGGAGCGCTTTGTGCCTTCGCCTGGCACTATTACCCGTTTCCACCCACCAGGTGGCATGGGTGTGCGTTGGGACTCCCATATTTATGCAGACTACCGGGTACCACCCAACTACGACTCCATGATAGGTAAACTTATCACCTATGGTGACAATCGTGACGTTGCCATTGCCCGCATGCGCAACGCCCTCAGTGAACTGATCATTGAAGGCATTAAAACCAATACGCCACTGCAAAAGAAGATCATGGCCGATGAAAACTTCCAGCATGGTGGTACTAATATCCATTATCTGGAGAAGAAACTGGGTCTTTCCTAA
- the accB gene encoding acetyl-CoA carboxylase biotin carboxyl carrier protein, whose protein sequence is MDIRKIKKLIELVEESGIAELEITEGEESVRINRHSPAPAPAYHYPPPAAPAPAAPAAPASTSASNESAPAAAEETGHIVRSPMVGTFYESPAPGSKAFVQVGQQVNVGDTLCIVEAMKMMNQIEADASGVVKKILVDNEAPVEFDQPLFLIE, encoded by the coding sequence ATGGATATTCGCAAAATAAAAAAACTGATAGAGCTAGTTGAAGAGTCCGGTATTGCCGAGCTGGAAATCACCGAAGGTGAAGAGTCTGTGCGCATCAACCGCCACAGCCCTGCGCCCGCACCGGCATATCACTACCCACCACCTGCGGCGCCAGCGCCAGCTGCACCAGCAGCTCCTGCCAGTACATCTGCCAGCAACGAAAGTGCACCTGCTGCAGCTGAGGAAACCGGACATATCGTTCGTTCTCCTATGGTGGGTACTTTTTATGAGTCACCAGCACCGGGCTCTAAAGCTTTTGTTCAGGTCGGTCAGCAGGTTAATGTTGGCGACACACTGTGTATCGTCGAAGCTATGAAAATGATGAACCAGATAGAAGCAGATGCCAGCGGCGTCGTGAAAAAGATACTGGTTGATAATGAAGCGCCGGTTGAATTTGATCAGCCTCTTTTCCTAATTGAATAA
- the aroQ gene encoding type II 3-dehydroquinate dehydratase, which yields MAKEKRVLVLHGPNLNMLGQREPEIYGTDTLDDINQRLTAQAKEAGVALTCLQSNAEHALIDAVQQSRGQYDFIVINPAALTHTSIALRDAFQAVKVPFIEVHLSNVHAREAFRQHSYLSDCAQGVICGLGAAGYEFALAAAIQQLQASR from the coding sequence ATGGCTAAAGAAAAGCGAGTTTTAGTACTACACGGCCCTAACCTGAACATGCTGGGGCAACGTGAACCAGAGATATATGGTACAGACACTCTGGATGACATTAACCAACGCCTTACTGCGCAAGCAAAAGAAGCGGGGGTCGCTTTAACCTGCCTGCAAAGCAACGCAGAGCATGCGCTTATTGATGCCGTGCAACAGTCCCGTGGCCAGTATGACTTCATTGTCATAAACCCGGCAGCTTTAACCCACACCAGTATTGCGCTGCGTGATGCTTTTCAGGCTGTTAAAGTGCCTTTCATTGAAGTTCATTTGTCTAACGTACATGCCCGCGAGGCTTTCCGTCAGCATTCTTATCTGTCAGATTGCGCACAAGGTGTTATCTGCGGACTGGGCGCTGCTGGATACGAATTTGCGCTTGCAGCTGCTATTCAGCAGCTGCAGGCTTCCCGTTAA
- a CDS encoding protein-disulfide reductase DsbD, giving the protein MKYLRPLLLTWLFLFAAGSHAQNFNPGNVTSNSDFLPVDQAFQFDYEQQDDLLIIRWQIEEGYYLYQHRFFYEPEYKIAEVQPLPRADEYSDEFFGDVFIYRDSVEITIQLASVNQGDTLYIRYQGCADAGLCYAPTVKTVYLNQVGDGVSEREPGQLQDFSEAQSFDSGGLFSILQGDNLIWALALFFILGVGLAFTPCVFPMYPIVAAIIGGQKGKLTASRGFLLSFVYVQGMAVTYTALGILVALAGMQYQAYMQHPAILLTLAIIFVVLALGMFGLYTLQLPASVQNRINTLSQKQKGGAYPGVFAMGALSGVIASPCTTAPLSGALLFIAQSGDVFTGGIILYALSIGMGIPLMIIGASGGKLLPKAGPWMNSVKLIFGLLLLAVALFLLERLIPMYWAAALWIAFFLFSVILIIRSLWPHLRNPGRMLTAVILGALLTAGILWQKPYLDGSYANHLEFEPVTDLAEVQQVVAEATDNGQWVMLDLYADWCVACKELEIYTFSDPQVQQQLADMRLIQADVTRTNSINTELLSEYQVLGLPTILFFNPEGEEVSQQRVTGFMNAADFTEHLKKLSN; this is encoded by the coding sequence ATGAAGTATTTACGCCCCCTGTTACTGACCTGGCTGTTTCTATTCGCTGCAGGCAGTCACGCACAAAATTTCAATCCGGGTAATGTCACTAGTAACAGTGACTTTCTGCCTGTCGACCAGGCCTTTCAGTTTGATTACGAGCAGCAGGACGACCTCCTGATCATACGCTGGCAGATTGAAGAAGGTTACTATCTGTATCAGCACCGTTTCTTTTATGAACCTGAATACAAAATAGCAGAAGTTCAGCCGTTACCCCGGGCTGATGAATATAGCGATGAATTTTTTGGCGATGTTTTTATTTACCGGGATTCAGTGGAAATCACTATCCAACTGGCATCAGTCAATCAGGGCGACACTTTATACATACGCTATCAGGGCTGTGCCGATGCGGGCTTATGTTATGCCCCTACCGTAAAAACCGTTTACCTCAATCAGGTCGGCGATGGCGTTAGTGAGCGTGAGCCGGGGCAATTACAGGACTTCTCTGAAGCGCAGAGTTTTGACAGTGGCGGGCTTTTTTCCATTTTGCAGGGTGACAACCTAATCTGGGCCCTGGCGCTGTTTTTCATTTTGGGTGTAGGCCTGGCTTTTACCCCCTGCGTTTTCCCCATGTATCCGATAGTTGCCGCCATTATCGGTGGCCAGAAAGGAAAGCTCACAGCAAGCCGTGGCTTCTTACTTTCTTTTGTTTATGTGCAGGGCATGGCCGTTACTTATACCGCACTGGGTATCCTGGTTGCTCTGGCGGGTATGCAATACCAGGCGTATATGCAACACCCAGCCATTCTGCTTACCCTGGCCATCATTTTTGTGGTACTGGCGCTGGGCATGTTTGGCCTTTATACCCTGCAACTACCGGCCAGCGTGCAAAATAGGATCAATACCTTAAGTCAAAAACAGAAAGGCGGTGCCTACCCCGGCGTATTTGCCATGGGCGCACTGTCTGGAGTGATAGCTTCTCCTTGCACTACAGCGCCGTTATCCGGTGCATTGCTGTTTATCGCTCAGTCAGGCGATGTTTTCACCGGCGGTATAATTCTCTATGCACTCAGTATCGGCATGGGGATTCCGTTGATGATCATCGGTGCTTCGGGGGGCAAACTGCTTCCTAAGGCTGGCCCCTGGATGAATAGCGTCAAACTGATCTTCGGTCTGCTGCTTTTAGCCGTCGCGCTGTTTTTACTAGAACGACTCATTCCCATGTATTGGGCTGCTGCGCTTTGGATTGCGTTCTTCCTGTTTAGCGTGATTTTAATTATACGGAGTCTGTGGCCGCACCTGAGAAACCCTGGCCGCATGCTAACCGCCGTCATACTGGGCGCCCTGCTTACAGCAGGCATCCTCTGGCAGAAACCTTATCTGGATGGTTCTTATGCCAATCATCTTGAATTTGAACCTGTGACTGATCTTGCTGAAGTTCAGCAAGTAGTCGCAGAAGCCACAGACAATGGTCAGTGGGTCATGCTGGACTTATATGCAGACTGGTGTGTAGCCTGTAAAGAGCTGGAAATTTACACTTTCAGTGACCCGCAGGTACAACAACAATTAGCAGACATGCGTCTTATCCAGGCCGATGTCACCCGCACTAATAGCATTAACACCGAATTACTTAGCGAATATCAGGTATTAGGTTTGCCTACTATTTTATTCTTCAACCCTGAAGGGGAAGAAGTCAGCCAACAGAGAGTCACTGGCTTTATGAATGCAGCCGACTTTACGGAGCACCTGAAAAAACTGAGTAATTAA
- the cutA gene encoding divalent-cation tolerance protein CutA produces MSSDTQLVLCTVPDQDTASQLARLVVEQKLAACVNIVPQLVSVYEWEGKIEQDNEVLLLIKTQAPCFEALQNLLQQAHPYDVPEIIALDINAGLPAYLNWIKDVTEN; encoded by the coding sequence ATGAGTAGCGACACGCAACTGGTTTTATGCACGGTTCCGGATCAGGATACCGCCAGTCAGCTTGCCCGCCTGGTGGTGGAACAAAAGCTGGCCGCCTGTGTCAATATAGTGCCGCAACTGGTATCTGTATATGAATGGGAAGGTAAAATTGAGCAGGACAATGAAGTACTGCTGTTAATTAAAACACAGGCGCCTTGTTTCGAAGCTCTGCAGAACCTACTTCAGCAAGCACACCCATATGATGTTCCAGAGATTATTGCGCTCGATATCAACGCAGGTTTGCCCGCGTATCTCAACTGGATAAAGGACGTAACTGAAAACTAA
- a CDS encoding FxsA family protein: protein MFRILLLLFIVLPIIEIAVLLQIGSWLGGWTTLFLIILTAVAGASLVRQQGMQNWMRAQQRMASGEMPGIEMANGILIFVAGIVLITPGFVTDAVGLLLLLPVTRAPIARALMKKLLVRGGQPGAGGFAHFQFQQRRQSGQQSPFGRQPGQQDKDGTVIDGEYERKHETNSQLSDKDDEK, encoded by the coding sequence ATGTTTCGAATATTATTACTACTATTTATCGTTCTGCCGATCATTGAAATCGCCGTGCTGCTGCAAATTGGTAGCTGGCTGGGTGGCTGGACTACATTATTTTTAATAATCCTGACAGCGGTCGCGGGGGCTTCTCTGGTTCGCCAGCAGGGTATGCAGAACTGGATGCGGGCGCAGCAGCGCATGGCCAGTGGTGAAATGCCCGGCATCGAAATGGCAAATGGCATTCTTATATTTGTGGCGGGTATTGTACTTATAACACCAGGTTTTGTGACTGATGCTGTAGGCCTGCTGTTGTTGCTTCCTGTTACGCGTGCACCGATCGCCAGAGCACTGATGAAAAAACTGCTAGTGCGCGGTGGACAGCCCGGTGCAGGTGGTTTTGCTCACTTTCAGTTTCAACAGCGCCGTCAGAGCGGACAGCAGTCTCCGTTTGGGCGTCAGCCGGGACAGCAGGATAAAGACGGCACTGTGATTGACGGTGAGTACGAACGTAAACATGAGACGAATTCGCAATTGTCTGATAAAGACGATGAAAAATAG
- a CDS encoding co-chaperone GroES, whose translation MKLRPLHDRVIIKRAEAESKSAGGIVLTGSAAEKSTRGEIVAVGNGRILDNGEVKPLDVKVGDKVLFSEGYGVKTEKLDGEEVLIMSESDILAIVE comes from the coding sequence ATGAAACTTCGTCCTTTGCATGATCGCGTGATTATTAAGCGTGCTGAAGCGGAAAGTAAATCAGCGGGCGGCATCGTGTTGACAGGGTCAGCAGCCGAGAAGTCTACACGTGGTGAAATTGTAGCCGTTGGTAATGGCCGTATTCTGGATAACGGTGAAGTGAAGCCTCTGGACGTTAAAGTTGGCGACAAAGTGTTGTTCAGCGAAGGTTACGGCGTGAAAACCGAGAAACTGGATGGTGAAGAAGTACTGATCATGAGTGAATCAGACATTCTGGCTATCGTAGAGTAA
- the groL gene encoding chaperonin GroEL (60 kDa chaperone family; promotes refolding of misfolded polypeptides especially under stressful conditions; forms two stacked rings of heptamers to form a barrel-shaped 14mer; ends can be capped by GroES; misfolded proteins enter the barrel where they are refolded when GroES binds), whose product MAAKEVKFGNTARQKMMKGVNVLADAVKVTLGPKGRNVVLDKSFGAPTITKDGVSVAKEIELEDKFENMGAQMVKEVASKANDEAGDGTTTATVLAQSIVSEGLKSVAAGMNPMDLKRGIDKAVIAAVEELKKISQPCADSKAIAQVGTISANSDKTIGEIIAQAMDKVGQEGVITVEEGQGLQDELDVVEGMQFDRGYLSPYFMNNQEAGQVELESPHILLVDKKISNIRELLPTLEAVAKSGKPLLLIAEDVEGEALATLVVNNMRGIVKVAAVKAPGFGDRRKAMLQDIAVLTGSTVISEEVGMELEKAQLEDLGSAKRVVINKDNTTIVGGAGDEATIEARVEQIRKQIEDTSSDYDREKLQERLAKLAGGVAVIKVGAATEMEMKEKKARVEDALHATRAAVEEGVVPGGGVALVRAASMLADLRGDNEDQNVGIKVALRAMESPLRQIATNAGAEASVVTNKVKEGTGNYGYNAGNDTYGDMLEMGILDPTKVTRSALQFAASIAALMITTEAMIADIPQDEPAGGGMPGGDMGMGGMM is encoded by the coding sequence ATGGCAGCTAAAGAAGTTAAGTTTGGTAACACAGCACGTCAAAAAATGATGAAAGGCGTAAATGTTCTGGCCGACGCAGTAAAAGTTACTTTGGGCCCTAAAGGCCGCAACGTAGTGCTGGACAAATCATTTGGCGCTCCAACCATCACTAAAGATGGTGTCAGCGTAGCTAAAGAAATCGAACTGGAAGATAAGTTCGAAAATATGGGCGCGCAAATGGTTAAAGAAGTTGCGTCTAAAGCCAACGATGAAGCGGGTGACGGTACAACTACAGCAACAGTGCTGGCGCAGTCTATTGTTTCAGAAGGTCTGAAATCAGTTGCAGCGGGCATGAACCCAATGGATCTGAAGCGCGGTATCGATAAAGCAGTCATCGCGGCCGTTGAAGAACTGAAAAAAATCTCTCAGCCTTGCGCTGACAGTAAAGCGATCGCTCAGGTAGGTACTATTTCTGCCAACTCCGATAAAACTATCGGTGAAATCATTGCTCAGGCAATGGACAAAGTAGGTCAGGAAGGCGTTATCACTGTAGAAGAAGGCCAGGGCCTGCAGGACGAATTGGATGTGGTTGAAGGCATGCAGTTTGACCGTGGTTACCTGTCTCCTTACTTCATGAACAACCAGGAAGCTGGTCAGGTTGAATTGGAAAGCCCGCATATCCTGTTAGTAGATAAGAAAATCTCTAACATCCGTGAGCTGCTGCCAACTTTAGAAGCCGTGGCTAAGTCAGGTAAGCCATTGTTGCTTATCGCTGAAGATGTAGAAGGCGAAGCCTTAGCGACACTGGTAGTCAACAACATGCGCGGCATCGTTAAAGTTGCAGCTGTGAAAGCACCAGGTTTTGGTGACCGTCGTAAAGCTATGCTGCAGGACATCGCAGTACTGACCGGTTCTACCGTTATTTCTGAAGAAGTTGGTATGGAACTGGAAAAAGCGCAGCTGGAAGATTTAGGTAGTGCTAAGCGTGTTGTGATCAATAAAGACAACACTACTATCGTTGGCGGTGCTGGCGATGAAGCGACTATTGAAGCGCGTGTTGAGCAGATTCGTAAGCAGATTGAAGACACGTCCTCTGATTATGACCGCGAAAAATTGCAGGAACGTCTGGCTAAGTTAGCTGGCGGTGTTGCTGTCATTAAGGTTGGCGCTGCCACCGAAATGGAAATGAAAGAGAAAAAAGCACGTGTTGAAGATGCTCTGCATGCAACACGCGCTGCGGTTGAAGAAGGCGTTGTACCTGGTGGTGGTGTTGCTCTGGTTCGTGCAGCAAGCATGCTGGCAGACCTGCGTGGCGACAACGAAGACCAGAACGTAGGCATTAAAGTAGCCTTACGTGCGATGGAGTCTCCGTTACGTCAAATCGCGACCAACGCTGGTGCAGAAGCCTCTGTTGTGACTAATAAGGTCAAAGAAGGCACAGGTAACTATGGTTACAATGCTGGTAATGACACTTATGGTGACATGCTGGAAATGGGCATCCTGGATCCAACTAAGGTGACCCGTTCAGCACTGCAGTTCGCAGCTTCTATTGCCGCATTGATGATTACTACCGAAGCTATGATTGCGGATATCCCGCAAGATGAGCCTGCCGGTGGTGGCATGCCTGGTGGAGACATGGGCATGGGCGGCATGATGTAA
- a CDS encoding DUF3016 domain-containing protein, producing MRSKLLLGVMAGMLIYPFSALSAELDLTWENPESYTDLQEADEHRNRFRERTLNALESKFNQLAEWLPEDQVLVIKVTDVDLAGRVEPMRTGAGLQRVRVIRSLHQPRMSLEYQLQASDGSVLEEGTESLRGRGHMDHGRIIASQDREHVRFESEMIERWFRSTFADYLQD from the coding sequence ATGCGTTCCAAATTATTACTTGGTGTAATGGCAGGGATGCTGATTTATCCTTTTTCTGCGCTCAGCGCGGAGCTTGATTTAACCTGGGAAAACCCGGAGTCTTATACTGACTTACAAGAAGCAGATGAGCATCGGAATCGTTTTAGAGAACGTACTTTAAACGCGTTAGAAAGTAAATTTAATCAGTTGGCGGAATGGCTTCCTGAGGACCAGGTTCTTGTTATCAAAGTTACAGATGTTGATCTGGCTGGTCGTGTGGAACCGATGCGTACAGGTGCCGGGTTGCAACGAGTGCGTGTAATTCGCTCTTTGCATCAGCCGCGTATGAGCCTGGAATACCAGCTCCAGGCGAGCGATGGTAGTGTTCTTGAGGAAGGTACAGAATCCCTTCGTGGGCGTGGCCACATGGATCATGGCCGGATAATTGCCTCACAGGATCGTGAGCATGTTCGTTTTGAAAGTGAAATGATAGAGCGCTGGTTCCGTTCTACCTTTGCTGATTATCTGCAAGATTAA
- the epmB gene encoding EF-P beta-lysylation protein EpmB, with amino-acid sequence MSLIQQLETQDNWQRQLAQAYKDPWQLASDLQLPESWVKEHAPARQLFALRVPKAFAALMQPGNPDDPLLRQVWPHSDEFKETEGYTADPLLEDNAQAGPGLLHKYSSRVLIILRGGCAVNCRYCFRRHFPYQEHKVDQQALAKICEYIRLHPQINEVILSGGDPLMASDNQLDKVITEIESLPQVTRLRIHSRLPVVIPDRLTQKLSNRLAASRLQCLLVIHANHPQEISNNLQVQLASWRQQGIWLLNQSVLLKGVNDSADCLAALSEQLFESNVMPYYLHQLDKVAGAAHFAVSDAKANLIMAELLKRLPGFLVPKLVREIAGESSKTPINLQL; translated from the coding sequence TTGTCCTTAATTCAGCAGCTTGAAACACAAGATAACTGGCAACGCCAACTGGCACAGGCGTACAAAGATCCCTGGCAACTGGCCAGTGACCTGCAACTGCCCGAGTCGTGGGTAAAAGAGCATGCTCCGGCACGCCAACTCTTTGCATTACGTGTACCTAAAGCTTTTGCTGCGCTCATGCAGCCCGGCAACCCCGATGACCCTTTGCTACGCCAGGTTTGGCCTCATAGTGATGAGTTTAAAGAAACCGAAGGATACACTGCAGATCCATTATTGGAAGATAATGCCCAGGCTGGCCCTGGTCTGTTACATAAGTACTCATCCAGAGTCCTTATTATTCTGCGCGGCGGTTGCGCAGTGAATTGCCGTTATTGCTTCCGCCGCCATTTTCCTTATCAGGAACATAAGGTAGATCAGCAAGCGTTAGCGAAAATCTGCGAGTACATACGTTTGCACCCGCAAATTAATGAAGTCATTTTAAGTGGCGGCGACCCGCTGATGGCGTCTGACAATCAGTTAGATAAAGTAATAACAGAAATTGAATCTCTACCCCAAGTAACGCGCTTGCGCATTCATTCCCGTTTACCCGTAGTTATTCCGGATCGTCTTACTCAGAAACTTTCCAACCGTCTAGCCGCCAGCCGTCTGCAGTGCCTGCTCGTTATTCATGCTAACCATCCGCAGGAAATCAGTAACAACTTACAAGTTCAACTTGCTTCCTGGCGACAACAAGGTATTTGGTTATTAAATCAAAGTGTGTTGTTAAAAGGAGTAAACGACAGTGCGGATTGCTTAGCCGCCTTAAGTGAGCAGTTATTTGAAAGCAATGTGATGCCATACTACCTGCACCAGTTGGATAAGGTGGCTGGGGCAGCGCACTTTGCTGTCAGTGATGCCAAAGCCAACCTGATAATGGCGGAATTACTAAAACGCTTACCTGGCTTTCTGGTGCCCAAGCTAGTTCGTGAAATAGCTGGAGAAAGCAGTAAAACGCCTATCAATTTACAGCTTTAA
- the efp gene encoding elongation factor P, with product MATYSTNEFKGGLKIMQDGEPCSIVENEMVKPGKGQAFNRVKIRKLISGKVVEKTFKSGESVEAADVIDIDLDYLYNDGEFWHFMNNETFEQIPADKAAIGDAEKWLVEQNTCTLTIWDGKPINVTPPNFVELEITETDPGLKGDTQGTGGKPATLSTGAVVRVPLFVQTGEVIKVDTRNGEYVSRVQK from the coding sequence ATGGCAACTTATAGTACTAACGAATTTAAAGGCGGTCTGAAGATCATGCAGGACGGAGAGCCGTGTAGCATTGTCGAAAATGAAATGGTAAAACCAGGCAAAGGGCAGGCCTTTAACCGTGTTAAAATTCGTAAGTTGATCAGCGGTAAAGTGGTGGAAAAAACATTTAAGTCCGGAGAGTCGGTAGAAGCGGCCGATGTGATCGATATCGATCTGGACTATTTGTACAATGACGGCGAATTCTGGCACTTTATGAATAACGAAACTTTTGAACAGATTCCTGCTGATAAAGCCGCGATCGGCGATGCTGAGAAGTGGTTGGTTGAGCAAAATACCTGTACTTTGACTATTTGGGACGGAAAACCTATTAACGTGACGCCACCTAATTTTGTAGAGCTGGAAATTACTGAAACGGATCCTGGCCTGAAAGGTGATACGCAAGGCACTGGTGGGAAGCCTGCGACCTTAAGCACTGGTGCTGTAGTCAGGGTTCCGTTATTTGTACAAACAGGCGAAGTTATTAAAGTTGATACGCGCAATGGTGAGTATGTGTCCCGCGTACAGAAGTAG
- the epmA gene encoding elongation factor P--(R)-beta-lysine ligase, with amino-acid sequence MTDWKPSADIAMMRKRSLMQQTIRNFFAERGVMEVETPLLGRAGVTDPYLANATTCLRGPGLPQATEFCLQTSPEYAMKRLLASGSGCIFQITKVVRDDEIGRFHNPEFSLLEWYRVGFDDQQLMHEIDELLQCILQTENAERVSYQQVFMNNLGIDPLTDEGLQKLRSYLCVQGFKHIAADEKDTDVLLQLAMTHLIEPVIGQLRPCFIYNFPASQAALARLDNADPRVSKRFELYYKGIELANGFDELTDFKEQALRFEQDNIRRQQLGLPESVVDNRLLEALKHGLPACAGVALGLDRLLMLHTGVSHIDKVLAFPILRA; translated from the coding sequence ATGACCGATTGGAAGCCCAGCGCCGATATTGCCATGATGCGAAAGCGCTCGTTGATGCAACAGACTATTCGCAATTTCTTTGCTGAGCGTGGAGTGATGGAAGTGGAAACTCCCCTGCTGGGCCGTGCAGGGGTGACCGATCCCTATCTAGCCAATGCGACCACTTGTTTAAGGGGGCCTGGCTTGCCACAGGCTACTGAGTTCTGTCTACAGACCTCCCCTGAATACGCTATGAAGCGCCTACTCGCGTCGGGTTCGGGGTGTATTTTTCAAATAACTAAAGTAGTCAGAGATGACGAAATAGGGCGTTTTCACAATCCTGAATTTAGTCTGCTGGAGTGGTACCGGGTAGGGTTTGATGATCAGCAATTGATGCACGAAATTGATGAGTTGCTGCAATGTATTTTGCAAACTGAGAATGCCGAGAGGGTTAGTTATCAGCAGGTTTTTATGAATAACCTGGGTATAGACCCGTTAACGGATGAAGGCTTGCAAAAGTTGCGCAGCTATCTGTGTGTACAAGGCTTTAAGCATATCGCAGCGGACGAAAAGGATACCGATGTATTGCTTCAGTTAGCAATGACTCACTTGATTGAACCTGTGATTGGTCAACTGAGGCCTTGTTTTATTTATAATTTTCCAGCGTCACAGGCAGCTCTTGCTCGACTAGATAACGCAGACCCCAGAGTGTCAAAGCGTTTTGAGCTGTACTATAAGGGCATTGAGCTAGCTAATGGATTTGATGAACTAACTGATTTTAAGGAACAGGCGTTACGTTTTGAGCAGGATAATATCCGGCGTCAGCAGTTGGGCCTGCCAGAGTCTGTGGTAGATAATCGGCTGTTAGAAGCTCTGAAACATGGATTGCCCGCCTGCGCTGGGGTTGCGCTTGGGTTGGATCGTCTATTAATGCTGCATACCGGGGTTTCCCATATAGACAAGGTACTGGCGTTCCCAATTTTGCGGGCCTGA